A genomic stretch from Arachis stenosperma cultivar V10309 chromosome 3, arast.V10309.gnm1.PFL2, whole genome shotgun sequence includes:
- the LOC130967774 gene encoding alpha-1,4 glucan phosphorylase L-2 isozyme, chloroplastic/amyloplastic-like, translated as MAALPFSTTCRHSNSSLHPDSKSSFTGFSQRNNIGHLFLIRKCSSRRVVRKLCVKNVASDKKQEQNEPLTEQETLDKFVPDSASIAASIKYHAEFTPSFSPEKFELSKAFYATAESVRDSLIINWNATYEYYERMNVKQAYYMSMEYLQGRALLNAIGNLQLSGPYSEALRKLGHNLENVANQEPDAALGNGGLGRLASCFLDSLATLNYPAWGYGLRYKYGLFKQLITKDGQEEVAESWLEMGNPWEIPRNDVSYPVKFYGEITSGPDGRKEWIGGENIMAVAYDVPIPGYKTRTTINLRLWSTKVSPEEFDLQAYNAGDHDKAYAALKNAEKICYVLYPGDESIEGKTLRLKQQYTLCSASLQDIIARFEKRSGKAIDWDTFPDKVVVQMNDTHPTLCIPELIRILMDVKGLSWDKAWEITKRTVAYTNHTVLPEALEKWSLKLLQDLLPRHVEIIRKTDEVFIHEIISENGMNDLDLLDQKLRKMRILENIELPNSVVELINSSIEIPDTDPIEERDVIDTDIKATEEKEEEAEAKEVEEDEDEVGKEEPEEDDGEEEPSVEEDTEKKTTWTFKVDSKQPTMVRMANLCVVGGFSVNGVAEIHSEIVKQEVFNDFYEMWPEKFQNKTNGVTPRRWIRFCNPDLSKIITKWIGTEDWVTDLEKLAILRKFADNEDLQSEWMESKRRNKIKVASFIKERTGYDVSSNAMFDVQVKRIHEYKRQLLNILGIVYRYKKMKEMSDEERKQSFVPRVCIFGGKAFATYVQAKRIVKFITDVGATINHDPEIGDLLKVVFVPDYNVSVAEMLIPGSELSQHISTAGMEASGTSNMKFAMNGCLLIGTLDGANVEIREEVGEDNFFLFGARAHEISTLRKERAEGKFVADPRFEEVKAYVRSGVFGSYNYEELIGSLEGNEGYGRADYFLVGKDFPSYLNCQDAVDEAYRDQKRWTRMSILNTAGSYKFSSDRTIHQYARDIWRIQPLFLP; from the exons ATGGCAGCTCTACCCTTCTCAACAACCTGCAGGCATTCCAATTCATCTTTACACCCCGATTCCAAATCAAGCTTCACTGGTTTCAGTCAAAGAAACAATATTGGCCACTTGTTTCTCATCAGGAAGTGCAGTTCCAGAAGGGTAGTAAGAAAGTTATGTGTGAAGAATGTTGCCAGTGATAAAAAGCAGGAACAGAATGAACCACTCACTGAACAAG AAACTTTAGATAAATTTGTCCCAGATTCTGCATCTATTGCTGCAAGCATTAAGTATCATGCCGAGTTCACCCCGTCTTTCTCTCCGGAGAAGTTTGAGCTAAGTAAAGCATTCTATGCGACTGCAGAGAGTGTCCGTGATTCCCTCATCATAAACTGGAATGCAACGTATGAATATTATGAGAGGATGAATGTTAAGCAAGCTTATTATATGTCCATGGAGTATCTACAG GGTAGGGCGCTGCTAAATGCAATTGGAAATTTACAACTTTCAGGCCCTTATTCTGAGGCTCTAAGAAAGCTGGGACACAATTTAGAGAATGTGGCTAATCAG GAGCCAGATGCCGCCCTTGGGAACGGAGGATTAGGCCGCCTTGCTTCTTGCTTTTTGGACTCCTTGGCAACATTGAATTACCCTGCATGGGGTTATGGGCTAAGATACAAGTATGGTTTGTTCAAACAACTTATAACAAAGGATGGTCAAGAGGAAGTTGCTGAAAGCTGGCTCGAG ATGGGAAATCCCTGGGAAATTCCAAGAAACGATGTTTCTTATCCGGTTAAATTCTATGGAGAAATTACTTCAGGGCCAGATGGAAGAAAAGAATGGATTGGAGGAGAAAATATCATGGCAGTTGCATATGATGTTCCAATACCAGGATACAAAACTAGAACCACAATAAACTTGAGGTTATGGTCCACTAAAGTTTCACCTGAAGAGTTCGATTTGCAAGCTTACAATGCCGGGGATCATGACAAAGCATATGCTGCTCTGAAGAATGCAGAGAAG ATCTGCTATGTATTATACCCTGGGGACGAATCGATTGAAGGGAAGACTCTACGATTGAAGCAACAGTATACCTTATGCTCGGCCTCTCTCCAGGATATTATTGCTCGTTTCGAAAAGAGATCAGGAAAGGCCATTGATTGGGATACTTTCCCCGATAAAGTGGTGGTCCAAATGAATGATACTCACCCAACACTCTGCATTCCAGAGTTGATTAGGATATTGATGGATGTAAAAGGTTTAAGCTGGGATAAAGCCTGGGAGATAACTAAAAG AACCGTTGCTTACACAAATCACACAGTTCTACCTGAGGCACTAGAGAAATGGAGTTTGAAACTTCTGCAGGATTTGCTTCCTCGACATGTGGAGATAATAAGAAAAACTGATGAAGTG TTCATACATGAAATTATATCTGAGAATGGGATGAATGACCTTGACTTGTTGGATCAAAAGCTCAGAAAGATGAGAATACTGGAGAACATTGAGTTGCCTAACTCAGTGGTTGAGCTGATTAATAGCTCAATAGAGATTCCTGATACTGATCCTATAGAGGAAAGAGATGTTATTGATACTGATATAAAGGCAAcagaagagaaggaagaagaagcagaagccaaagaagtggaagaagacgAAGACGAAGTAGGGAAAGAAGAACCGGAAGAAGATGATGGCGAAGAAGAGCCATCTGTGGAAGAGGATACCGAAAAGAAAACAACATGGACATTCAAAGTTGATTCAAAACAGCCAACAATGGTTCGCATGGCTAATCTATGCGTTGTAGGTGGTTTTTCTGTGAATGGAGTAGCTGAGATTCACAGTGAGATTGTAAAACAGGAAGTTTTCAATGATTTCTACGAG ATGTGGCCTGAAAAGTTCCAGAATAAAACAAATGGGGTGACCCCAAGAAGATGGATCCGCTTTTGCAATCCTGATCTTAGTAAAATCATAACCAAGTGGATTGGAACAGAGGACTGGGTCACAGATCTTGAGAAATTGGCTATACTTCGCAAG TTTGCAGATAATGAGGATTTACAATCAGAGTggatggaatcaaagagaaggAACAAGATTAAGGTTGCATCATTTATCAAGGAAAGAACTGGTTATGATGTTAGTTCAAATGCAATGTTTGATGTACAG GTGAAGCGCATTCATGAATACAAACGGCAGTTACTGAATATCTTGGGAATCGTTTATCGCTACAAAAAGATGAAAGAAATGAGTGATGAGGAAAGGAAACAAAGTTTTGTTCCACGAGTTTGTATTTTCGGAGGGAAAGCATTTGCAACATATGTTCAAGCCAAGAGAATTGTAAAATTCATCACAGATGTAGGAGCCACAATCAATCATGATCCAGAGATTGGAGATCTATTAAAG GTTGTATTTGTTCCTGATTACAATGTCAGTGTGGCCGAAATGCTAATTCCTGGCAGCGAGTTGTCGCAGCACATCAG CACGGCTGGTATGGAGGCCAGTGGAACAAGCAACATGAAGTTTGCAATGAATGGATGCTTACTTATTGGAACTCTTGATGGGGCTAATGTTGAAATAAGGGAAGAAGTTGGAGAAGATAACTTCTTCCTCTTTGGCGCGCGTGCTCACGAAATCTCTACGCTGCGAAAAGAAAGAGCAGAGGGAAAG TTTGTAGCAGATCCACGTTTTGAAGAAGTAAAGGCATATGTAAGGAGTGGTGTTTTTGGAAGCTACAACTATGAAGAATTGATTGGATCCTTGGAAGGGAATGAAGGCTATGGTCGTGCTGATTACTTCCTTGTTGGAAAGGACTTCCCTAGCTACTTGAACTGCCAAGACGCCGTCGACGAAGCATATCGAGATCAAAAG AGGTGGACAAGAATGTCAATCTTGAACACAGCCGGTTCATACAAATTCAGCAGTGACCGGACTATTCATCAATATGCCAGAGACATTTGGAGAATTCAACCACTTTTCCTGCCTTGA
- the LOC130970497 gene encoding probable WRKY transcription factor 57, which yields MEPCQKPPPPPEQSDASYFFSAVTDSTNMLADFDWIGGEEGDTMCLPPENNSNNNNQSPSSSSAEDPPESSIASDGKQLDKEKPPSRSKKKQKRMKQPRFAFMTKSETDHLEDGYRWRKYGQKAVKNSPFPRSYYRCTNNNCSVKKRVERSSEDPTIVITTYEGQHCHHSIGTFHHHRQLSGMLSSNQKSTFATQFSLGNMSHFYYPIDQLPEENTLISSSVSDDAYCHSHNNDNYNGRCSITLADSSTPEELPTDDGLLGDILLPRQMRNG from the exons ATGGAACCCTGCCAAAAGCCTCCGCCGCCACCGGAACAATCCGACGCCTCTTATTTTTTCTCCGCCGTTACCGACAGCACCAACATGCTCGCCGACTTTGACTGGATCGGAGGAGAAGAAGGCGACACCATGTGCCTGCCGCCGGagaacaacagcaacaacaataatCAATCGCCGTCTTCAAGCTCAGCTGAGGATCCGCCGGAGAGTTCGATCGCCTCCGACGGGAAACAGCTCGACAAAGAGAAACCACC GAGTAGAAGTAAGAAGAAGCAGAAACGAATGAAGCAGCCACGGTTTGCTTTTATGACTAAGAGTGAAACCGATCATCTTGAAGATGGCTACAGATGGCGAAAGTACGGCCAGAAGGCAGTTAAAAATAGTCCATTCCCCAG GAGCTACTATCGTTGCACAAACAACAACTGCAGTGTGAAGAAAAGGGTGGAACGCTCCTCGGAGGACCCAACTATTGTGATAACCACATATGAAGGCCAACACTGCCACCACTCCATAGGGACATTCCACCACCACCGACAACTAAGTGGCATGCTTAGTAGTAATCAAAAATCCACATTTGCAACTCAATTTTCCCTTGGAAATATGTCACACTTCTATTATCCAATTGATCAATTACCTGAAGAAAACACACTTATTAGTAGTAGTGTTTCTGATGATGCTTATTGTCACTCACACAATAATGATAATTACAATGGAAGATGCAGCATTACATTGGCAGATTCATCAACCCCAGAAGAGCTACCCACAGATGATGGACTACTTGGAGATATTCTTCTGCCTAGGCAAATGCGTAACGGATGA